A part of Rhinolophus ferrumequinum isolate MPI-CBG mRhiFer1 chromosome 11, mRhiFer1_v1.p, whole genome shotgun sequence genomic DNA contains:
- the LOC117031176 gene encoding interferon-induced very large GTPase 1-like, which yields MDSNLKTLVLNILENLLEEDLVKFKFQLTNIPLAEGYNYIPRGTLEQAPRVRLADLLTQYYGEEYAKTVTQEVLKAIDQRGLAEKFCQSVGKAGSSTDKGEKNRKRKTENKAGPDEDKRQPPMKQKLISIFNKKKTPSESASCPKDPPSRNNEEYQHFLDFIRRINLESYYPKKMTKVNTLLINKTSLHGAQPRAEEELPFCFLEKLLVLDYHFRYLIYRGNIDTISTVSQTQRTTDLERPFEEFFIIKKTQSTIKQTCIHPMDIQMAIFHCADDFTRQYILTKLSICQFALPLFVPNPYDSSIEFPLWSLKQIRRSWREVTKIGWEKKIKNYNNQLISSQPTHIVSFIRVGNYVSTSKSQILNSLLSKGKHDHFFHHHSREDNNRCLLIEGMVEICWFCPGGRAEDRFENCIAFTNLHGNAEIHEKQVRFLQEVSSITIILLSTSDFDKTNNSLLLKLWNSPKPLICLFENVENIMDEHSAHKVRIGIKNLNKIELADKITATITQLLKKSGSPYTLSNWADIARKYEFIIDEDQTNCQEARKKIDILMDILRKVKLSEIKEKLLPLQGGLWHDWCKKDKELHQLREKGNRSIEEYKKEIEEEKQKIRCGQYHKVINLSDLMKSLLEGLQSHPETHTELYFLQGLSLLMDQLTTRELEKAHQRHSSLLAQVRTEKQKQSKRDSLRHWEADLQAVSKEISDSTLGVEHLLREVGQIYEALEEASSQTNTLFLSLPQMAADLMISGVPIELMDGDASYVPLKWVAAVLDKVSEKLGDKRVFVLSVLGLQNTGKSTLLNAMFGLQFSFSAGRCTRGAYMQLVKVEEMLREELGFDLVLVVDTEGLRDSELINKAQNEENELATFVIGLGNLTLINILGKDLSEIQDILQIAIHAFLRMKLLNISPRCLFVHQNIEEIIDTNHSMERQKWLQERLDEMTLAAAKHEQCSDVSHFSDIIKFDVKTHIHYFAHLWEGSPPMAPPNPCYSRNVQELKSRILKHAKEESRGSILKLSELKVRIRDLWKALVNENFIFRFKNTQEAMAMNKLETMHNSRTWELRSHVLDLQNQLTNQIQKGEVEEIKRNSIDNRVAEKYKTIKQEFERSFREDRDRDILAQWKGRFEDDLKNLKEELIVETMRKCEDLIIGKKIQDLFKEQKVKFEKIREIAESPRGKELHDKELRDLFNEIWSENISILLPPTLPSAEGPNIDIELENILLEHFKQHPNIVNIIRYRDTKKTFSINYSKHVITSQKFQVYGPSVEEFEKDIINKTTAQITKLVKEIIHKREHQNEGYSSSYFHEILQVIHTEAEAASQGVRFILTNRYKLELALELFREAANSFKKMCIAFKKANNPVLFQESKRNEFFTNFKLSYKNHQNTD from the exons CTGGATCTTCCACtgataaaggtgaaaaaaatagaaagaggaagacagagaataaAGCAGGACCAGATGAAGATAAAAGGCAACCACCAATGAAACAG AAATTAATATCTatctttaacaaaaagaaaacacccagtGAATCTGCTTCTTGTCCCAAAGATCCTCCATCAAGGAATAATGAGGAATATCAACACTTTCTTGACTTCATCAGGCGGATTAATCTGGAAAGTTATTATCCCAAGAAGATGACCAAAGTCAATACTCTTTTGATAAACAAGACCTCCCTCCACGGTGCTCAACCAAGAGCTGAGGAGGAGCtaccattttgttttctagagaaaCTTTTGGTATTAGATTATCATTTCCGATACCTAATTTACAGAGGCAATATAGATACAATATCTACTGTGTCCCAGACACAGAGAACCACAGACCTAGAAAGACCATTTGAGGAATTTTTCATTATCAAGAAAACACAATCAACTATAAAACAAACTTGCATCCACCCAatggatatacaaatggcaattTTTCACTGTGCAGATGACTTTACAAGACAGtatattttaacaaaactttCCATTTGTCAATTTGCTCTCCCACTTTTTGTGCCAAATCCTTATGATTCCTCCATTGAATTTCCTCTTTGGTCTCTCAAGCAAATCAGGAGAAGCTGGAGAGAGGTGACAAAAATaggatgggagaaaaaaattaagaattataatAACCAGCTGATCAGTTCGCAACCTACACACATTGTATCTTTCATAAGAGTTGGAAATTATGTCTCTACTTCCAAATCACAGATTTTGAATTCACTCCTGAGTAAAGGCAAACATGAccatttttttcatcatcattCTAGGGAAGACAATAATAGGTGTCTATTGATAGAAGGTATGGTGGAAATCTGCTGGTTCTGCCCAGGTGGAAGAGCTGAGGACAGATTTGAAAATTGTATTGCCTTCACCAATCTCCATGGAAATGCTGAAATACACGAGAAGCAAGTTAGGTTTCTGCAAGAGGTATCCTCGATCACTATCATCCTCTTGTCAACTTCGGATTTTGACAAAACGAATAATTCCCTTCTACTTAAACTTTGGAATTCACCCAAACCTCTCATCTGTTTgtttgaaaatgtagaaaatattatgGATGAGCATTCTGCTCACAAAGTGAGAATTGGGATCAAGAATTTAAATAAGATAGAATTAGCTGATAAAATTACTGCTACAATAACACAGTTGCTGAAAAAGTCAGGATCTCCTTACACTTTGAGTAACTGGGCCGACATTGCTAGGAAGTATGAATTTATTATTGATGAGGATCAAACAAACTGCcaagaagcaaggaaaaaaatagacatccTTATGGACATCTTGAGAAAAGTGAAATTATCTGAGATAAAGGAAAAGTTACTACCTCTTCAGGGAGGTCTATGGCATGATTGGTGTAAGAAGGACAAGGAACTCCATCagctgagagaaaaaggaaacaggagcATTGAAGAATACAAGAAAGAGATtgaggaggaaaagcagaaaatacgCTGTGGACAGTATCACAAAGTTATTAACCTTAGTGACCTGATGAAGTCTCTGCTTGAAGGTCTTCAATCACACCCAGAGACCCACACAGAACTCTACTTTCTGCAGGGGCTGAGTTTGTTAATGGACCAATTAACCACCAGAGAGTTAGAAAAAGCACACCAGAGGCACAGTTCCCTCTTGGCTCAGGTGCGAACAGAGAAGCAGAAGCAGTCAAAGAGAGACTCCCTCAGACACTGGGAGGCTGACCTACAAGCTGTTTCCAAAGAGATCAGTGACTCCACCCTGGGAGTTGAGCATCTCCTGAGAGAGGTGGGCCAGATCTATGAGGCTCTGGAAGAAGCTTCCTCCCAAACAAATACActatttctctcccttccccaaatgGCTGCTGATCTGATGATATCTGGTGTGCCCATTGAGTTGATGGATGGAGATGCATCTTATGTGCCCCTGAAGTGGGTGGCAGCTGTTTTGGACAAGGTCTCTGAGAAACTTGGAGACAAACGGGTGTTTGTTCTCTCTGTTCTTGGCCTGCAGAACACAGGGAAGTCCACTCTGTTGAATGCAATGTTTGGGCTGCAGTTCAGCTTCAGTGCTGGGAGGTGTACCCGGGGGGCCTACATGCAGCTCGTGAAAGTGGAAGAGATGCTCAGGGAAGAGTTGGGCTTTGATTTGGTGCTTGTTGTGGACACAGAAGGACTTCGGGACTCAGAGCTCATTAACAAAGCAcagaatgaggaaaatgagtTGGCAACCTTTGTCATTGGGCTCGGAAACTTAACTCTAATCAATATTTTGGGGAAAGACCTATCGGAAATACAAGATATTCTGCAAATAGCCATTCATGCCTTTCTCAGGATGAAACTACTGAATATCTCCCCAAGGTGCCTGTTTGTTCATCAGAACATAGAAGAAATTATAGATACAAACCACAGTATGGAAAGACAAAAATGGCTGCAAGAGAGGCTGGATGAAATGACACTTGCTGCAGCCAAACATGAGCAGTGCTCAGATGTGTCTCACTTCAGTGACATCATTAAGTTTGATGTCAAGACCCACATCCATTACTTTGCTCACCTCTGGGAAGGTTCTCCTCCAATGGCCCCTCCTAATCCCTGCTATAGCCGCAATGTTCAGGAGCTGAAAAGCAGGATTCTTAAGCATGCCAAGGAAGAATCcaggggaagtattttgaagcTATCAGAGCTTAAAGTCCGGATAAGGGATTTATGGAAGGCCTTAGTGAATGAGAATTTCATTTTCAGGTTCAAAAACACCCAGGAGGCCATGGCTATGAATAAACTGGAGACCATGCACAACAGCAGGACCTGGGAACTGAGAAGTCATGTGCTGGACTTGCAGAATCAGCTGACCAACCAGATTCAGAAGGGAGAAGTTGAGGAAATCAAGAGAAACTCAATTGACAATAGAGttgcagaaaaatataaaaccattaaGCAAGAATTTGAAAGGTCTTTTCGAgaagacagagatagagatatcTTGGCTCAGTGGAAAGGAAGATTTGAAGATGATTTGAAGAATCTTAAAGAGGAACTGATAGTAGAAACTATGAGAAAATGTGAGGATCTAATtattggaaagaaaatacaagaccTTTTTAAGgagcaaaaagtaaaatttgaaaaaatcaGAGAGATAGCTGAGTCCCCCAGGGGGAAAGAGCTACATGATAAGGAGCTGCGAGATTTGTTCAACGAGATCTGGTCAGAGAACATCTCCATTCTATTGCCTCCCACACTCCCATCTGCTGAGGGGCCCAACATCGATATTGAGTTAGAGAACATTCTCCTAGAGCATTTTAAACAGCATCCCAATATTGTGAACATAATTAGGTATCGTgatacaaagaaaacattttctatcaATTATTCTAAACATGTTATCACCTCTCAAAAGTTCCAAGTATATGGACCCTCTGTAGAAGAGTTTGAAAAAGATATCATAAACAAGACCACAGCTCAAATTACAAAATTGGTTAAGGAAATCATACACAAAAGAGAACACCAGAATGAGGGTTACAGTTCTAGTTACTTCCATGAAATTTTGCAGGTGATCCATACTGAGGCTGAGGCTGCATCTCAAGGAGTCAGATTCATACTGACAAATAGATACAAACTAGAACTTGCCTTAGAGCTATTCCGAGAGGCagcaaacagttttaaaaagatgtgCATTGCATTCAAGAAAGCAAACAACCCCGTCCTGttccaagaaagtaaaagaaatgaattttttacaaattttaagttGTCCTACAAAAACCACCAAAACACTGACTGA